A portion of the Macadamia integrifolia cultivar HAES 741 unplaced genomic scaffold, SCU_Mint_v3 scaffold_180A, whole genome shotgun sequence genome contains these proteins:
- the LOC122071056 gene encoding uncharacterized protein LOC122071056 has product MEAFGDDELGLVLKRVIDRNDRKSCAQVCNQWLRVEGLTRLALRILEPELLRKFLLRFPNLITLEAAGEITNSDLELIAETCPDLRLLNLNLRQTQRVLDEFEELGPNDVGDDGVCAVAIRCPALTKVFLRRRSRIGNVGVVDLIKSSQNLSTLDLAKCTKITDQALEAIEAATSLRVLNLRRIKLPKAFAAKGTPSHFFTISLPITSKFAISSLPSPNAHCLNRSQQSSSESPFKWRAGKVPMIDATFSTRVVTRIEHP; this is encoded by the exons ATGGAAGCTTTTGGGGATGATGAATTAGGGCTAGTTCTTAAGAGGGTTATTGATCGAAATGACAGGAAATCTTGTGCTCAGGTTTGTAATCAGTGGTTGAGGGTAGAGGGCTTAACTCGTTTGGCTCTACGGATCTTAGAACCTGAACTCCTCCGTAAATTCTTGCTGAGGTTCCCTAACTTGATTACTTTGGAAGCAGCTGGAGAGATCACTAATTCTGACCTTGAATTAATAGCCGAAACGTGTCCAGATCTTCGGTTGCTCAATCTCAATCTTCGTCAAACGCAGAGGGTTCTCGATGAGTTCGAGGAATTGGGTCCAAACGATGTAGGGGACGATGGTGTCTGTGCCGTCGCGATTCGTTGCCCTGCTTTAACCAAGGTTTTTCTACGTAGGCGGAGTCGAATCGGGAATGTGGGAGTTGTGGATCTCATAAAATCTTCCCAAAATTTATCGACTTTGGATCTGGCAAAGTGTACTAAGATCACGGATCAAGCATTAGAAGCCATTGAAGCAGCGACTTCACTGCGAGTTCTCAACCTGCGA CGCATTAAGCTTCCTAAAGCTTTTGCAGCCAAAGGCACACCTTCACATTTCTTCACAATTTCCTTACCAATCACTTCCAAGTTTGCAATCTCTTCTCTACCATCTCCAAATGCACATTGCTTGAACAGATCCCAACAATCATCCTCTGAGAGTCCTTTCAAGTGGAGAGCAGGAAAAGTGCCCATGATTGATGCTACTTTTTCAACCCGAGTGGTTACAAGAATTGAACATCCTTGA